One Streptomyces showdoensis genomic region harbors:
- a CDS encoding lipid-transfer protein gives MHPWGKWGRSFVGYGTHAARAALADAGLEWRDVGSVVGANTMRCGYPGYVAGATFAQALGWQGARVTSVYAACASGAQAVNTARSQILGGLADVVLVVGADSAPKGFFAPAGGERPDDPDWLRFRVLGATNPAYFALYARRRMALYGDTPEDFAQVKVKNAAAGALNPLARYRTPVSAAEVAASAVVADPLRLLDICATSDGGAALVLSSMEFARRHGHPDPVRIRAVSTVTPTYPKAVLDLPDIATDSAAVVSPAPHSFRASIARAAYEEAGIGPEDLSLAEVYDLSTALELEWYEDIGLCAAGEGAKLLRDGVTSLGGRVPVNTSGGLASFGEAVPAQALAQVCELTWQLRGTAGDRQVPGARTGITANQGLFGHGSAVVAVR, from the coding sequence ATGCACCCGTGGGGCAAGTGGGGCCGCTCCTTCGTCGGCTACGGGACGCACGCGGCCCGCGCCGCGCTCGCCGACGCGGGCCTGGAGTGGCGGGACGTCGGCTCGGTCGTCGGTGCCAACACCATGCGCTGCGGCTACCCCGGATACGTGGCGGGGGCCACCTTCGCCCAGGCGCTGGGCTGGCAGGGGGCACGGGTGACCAGCGTCTACGCGGCCTGCGCCTCCGGGGCACAGGCCGTGAACACCGCCCGCTCGCAGATCCTCGGCGGGCTCGCGGACGTGGTCCTCGTGGTGGGCGCGGACTCGGCGCCGAAGGGCTTCTTCGCCCCGGCGGGCGGCGAGCGGCCGGACGACCCGGACTGGCTGCGGTTCCGGGTGCTCGGCGCGACCAACCCGGCGTACTTCGCGCTCTACGCCCGGCGCAGGATGGCCCTGTACGGGGACACGCCCGAGGATTTCGCCCAGGTCAAGGTGAAGAACGCGGCGGCCGGCGCGCTCAATCCGCTGGCCCGCTACCGCACACCGGTGAGCGCGGCGGAGGTGGCCGCCTCTGCGGTGGTCGCCGATCCGCTGCGGCTGCTCGACATCTGCGCCACCTCGGACGGGGGCGCGGCGCTCGTGCTGTCCAGCATGGAGTTCGCCCGGCGGCACGGGCACCCGGATCCGGTCCGCATCCGCGCGGTCTCCACGGTCACCCCGACGTATCCGAAGGCGGTCCTCGACCTGCCCGACATCGCGACCGACTCGGCCGCCGTGGTCTCCCCCGCGCCGCACTCCTTCCGGGCGTCGATCGCCAGGGCGGCCTACGAGGAGGCGGGGATCGGCCCCGAGGACCTGTCGCTGGCGGAGGTCTACGACCTGTCCACGGCGCTGGAGCTGGAGTGGTACGAGGACATCGGCCTGTGCGCGGCGGGCGAGGGGGCCAAGCTGCTGCGCGACGGGGTCACCTCGCTCGGCGGGCGCGTCCCGGTCAACACCAGCGGCGGCCTCGCCTCCTTCGGGGAGGCGGTGCCGGCCCAGGCCCTCGCACAGGTCTGCGAGCTGACCTGGCAGTTGCGGGGCACGGCGGGCGACCGGCAGGTGCCGGGGGCGCGGACCGGGATCACCGCCAACCAGGGCCTCTTCGGCCATGGTTCGGCGGTGGTCGCGGTCCGCTGA
- a CDS encoding Zn-ribbon domain-containing OB-fold protein, with protein MARTRRPVVAGWFTDDAGGGTDAGGATDAGGGSPDGGFRLLGTRCSACAAVFFPREDDACRNPGCPGGGELTETPLSRRGRIWSFTDGRYRPPAPYVSDPDAPWEPYTLVAVELAAEAMVVLGQAAPGVRTADLAIGDEMELVPGVLNEDDEHIWTTWHWRPATGGAARPGADGEGNA; from the coding sequence ATGGCACGGACGCGCAGGCCGGTGGTGGCCGGCTGGTTCACCGACGACGCCGGGGGCGGCACGGACGCAGGGGGCGCCACGGACGCCGGGGGCGGCTCCCCGGACGGGGGGTTCCGGCTGCTCGGTACCCGCTGCTCGGCCTGCGCCGCGGTCTTCTTCCCCCGGGAGGACGACGCCTGCCGCAATCCCGGCTGCCCCGGCGGCGGCGAGCTGACCGAGACGCCGCTCTCCCGGAGGGGTCGGATCTGGTCGTTCACCGACGGCCGCTACCGGCCGCCCGCCCCCTACGTCTCCGACCCGGACGCGCCCTGGGAGCCGTACACCCTCGTCGCGGTGGAGCTGGCGGCCGAGGCGATGGTGGTGCTCGGGCAGGCCGCGCCGGGCGTGCGGACGGCCGATCTGGCGATCGGGGACGAGATGGAGCTCGTGCCGGGCGTGCTCAACGAGGACGACGAGCACATCTGGACCACCTGGCACTGGCGGCCGGCCACGGGCGGGGCGGCCCGGCCCGGCGCGGACGGGGAGGGGAACGCGTGA
- a CDS encoding M15 family metallopeptidase produces MTGLASAFRALGALGVLAAAGLLAATAGVPSAGAVPEPGAPKEFVALDRVDPTIVQEMRYTTEHNFVGERVDGYRQPVCILTRPAAEALHRAQVRLLARGYTLKVYDCYRPQRAVDHFVRWAKDLDDERMKKEFYPLVAKERLFADGYIAEKSGHSRGSTVDLTVVRLPALPTRPYVPGEPQVECFRPKAERFPDNSVDMGTGFDCFDTLSHTDDPRITGVQRAHRDLLRGALAEQGFVNLPEEWWHFTFKPEPFPSTFFDFPVARRSVAGH; encoded by the coding sequence CTGACTGGACTTGCCTCCGCCTTCCGTGCCCTCGGTGCCCTCGGTGTGCTGGCCGCCGCCGGTCTGCTCGCCGCCACCGCGGGCGTCCCCTCGGCCGGTGCCGTGCCGGAGCCCGGGGCGCCGAAGGAGTTCGTGGCACTCGACCGGGTGGACCCGACGATCGTGCAGGAGATGCGCTACACGACGGAGCACAACTTCGTGGGCGAGCGGGTCGACGGCTACCGGCAGCCGGTGTGCATCCTGACCCGGCCGGCGGCCGAGGCCCTGCACCGGGCTCAGGTGCGGCTGCTCGCGCGCGGCTACACGCTGAAGGTGTACGACTGCTACCGGCCGCAGCGGGCCGTGGACCACTTCGTGCGGTGGGCGAAGGACCTGGACGACGAGCGGATGAAGAAGGAGTTCTATCCGCTGGTCGCCAAGGAGCGGCTGTTCGCGGACGGTTACATCGCGGAGAAGTCCGGGCACAGCCGGGGTTCGACGGTGGACCTGACCGTCGTGCGGCTGCCGGCGCTCCCGACCCGTCCGTACGTACCGGGCGAGCCGCAGGTGGAGTGCTTCCGGCCGAAGGCGGAGCGGTTCCCGGACAACTCGGTGGACATGGGGACGGGCTTCGACTGCTTCGACACCCTGTCGCACACGGACGATCCCCGGATCACGGGCGTCCAGCGCGCCCACCGGGACCTGCTCAGGGGCGCGCTGGCGGAGCAGGGGTTCGTGAACCTGCCGGAGGAGTGGTGGCACTTCACCTTCAAGCCGGAGCCGTTCCCGTCCACCTTCTTCGACTTCCCCGTGGCGCGGCGGTCGGTGGCGGGGCACTGA
- a CDS encoding NUDIX domain-containing protein yields the protein MTDSSAHSHCSTCGAAYPAGSGWPRTCAACGTTAYRNPLPVAVALLPVTGPHGTGLVVITRTIEPQAGRVALPGGFVDFGEDWREAVVRELREETGIPATAAEVRLADALSSPAGHLLVFGLLPPRPATALPPSAATDETAGHHVIHTAEELAFPLHTEAVRRFFAGAYA from the coding sequence GTGACCGACTCCTCCGCGCACTCCCACTGCTCCACCTGCGGCGCCGCCTACCCGGCCGGTTCCGGCTGGCCCCGCACCTGCGCCGCCTGCGGCACCACCGCCTACCGCAACCCCCTCCCCGTCGCCGTCGCCCTCCTCCCCGTGACCGGCCCCCACGGCACCGGACTCGTCGTCATCACCCGCACCATCGAGCCGCAGGCCGGACGGGTGGCCCTGCCCGGCGGATTCGTCGACTTCGGCGAGGACTGGCGCGAGGCCGTCGTCCGCGAACTGCGCGAGGAGACCGGCATCCCGGCCACGGCCGCCGAGGTCCGGCTCGCCGACGCCCTCAGCTCCCCGGCCGGCCACCTCCTCGTCTTCGGCCTCCTCCCGCCCCGCCCGGCCACCGCCCTGCCGCCCTCCGCCGCCACCGACGAGACGGCCGGCCACCATGTGATCCACACGGCGGAAGAACTCGCCTTCCCGCTGCACACGGAGGCGGTGCGGCGCTTCTTCGCGGGGGCGTACGCGTAG
- a CDS encoding glycoside hydrolase family 31 protein, whose protein sequence is MDGRELVRSVKVLGSVQGLRAARSAWRQRRTDARALPPRGAERARVPGPMGEVEPLPGGGIVRFARSELRISVSAGGTVFWGWDGTGPLPSYALAGEPPEPDPRAVLEPDTEGGWRVVSERVTVAISRHGAVEVRTPGGVVLRRDLPPRWWEPVGGGAARWVQRSEVPADARFFGLGGRASGPRLRDGSYRLWNTDPDGGFGPGDDPLYITMPVQLVVADAGTHLAFHDNSWDGRVLLAEGEEGAGSGHDRPGTSEVRLDGGPLRCWVVVGTPARVLHGWAALTGAPALPPSWALGPQHARWGFGSEREVRRVVDGYRDRGLPLSVLHLDIDHYDGHRVFTVDRERFPDLPGLARELRERGVRLVSIVDPAVKAEPGDAVYDGGRAAGAFVRDDRGEEVRGVVWPGECAYPDFTDPRTREWWGGLYEERLRQGFSGVWHDMNEPVSFAPFGDRTLPRSARHSLEGRGGDHREAHNVYGFAMARAGYEGLRRLRPEERPFLFSRSGWAGMQRYGGTWSGDVSSGWPGLRASLALVLGLGLCGVPYSGPDVGGFDGSPSPELFLRWYQLGAWLPLFRTHAAIDAGRREPWEFGPEVLEHARAALAERERMRPYFVTLSRLARLTGAPYVRPVWWGTPEDRALRDCEDAFLLGDSLLVAPVLMPGTDRRAVRLPRGRWYDTATGRAYDGPGQVLLDAPLSRVPVLARAGAVIPVRDERGEPSLEVWAPVAGRTGGGLVVRDTGDGWEPAEVERYQSRLVDGRVVVERVTERGVEEPGLPVRVRGLEG, encoded by the coding sequence ATGGACGGTCGTGAGCTGGTGCGCTCGGTGAAGGTGCTGGGTTCGGTACAGGGACTGCGTGCGGCGCGGTCGGCGTGGCGGCAGCGCCGCACGGACGCGCGGGCGCTGCCGCCGCGGGGGGCGGAGCGGGCCCGGGTGCCGGGTCCGATGGGTGAGGTGGAGCCGCTGCCGGGCGGGGGGATCGTCCGCTTCGCCCGCTCCGAGCTGCGGATCTCGGTGTCGGCCGGGGGCACCGTCTTCTGGGGCTGGGACGGGACCGGGCCGCTGCCTTCGTACGCGCTGGCCGGCGAGCCGCCGGAGCCCGATCCGCGGGCCGTGCTGGAGCCGGACACGGAGGGCGGCTGGCGGGTCGTGTCGGAGCGGGTGACCGTGGCGATCTCCCGGCACGGAGCGGTGGAGGTGCGCACCCCGGGCGGGGTGGTGCTGCGCCGGGACCTGCCGCCGCGCTGGTGGGAGCCGGTGGGGGGCGGGGCGGCGCGCTGGGTGCAGCGCAGCGAGGTGCCCGCGGACGCCCGGTTCTTCGGGCTCGGCGGGCGGGCCTCCGGGCCGCGGCTGCGGGACGGCTCGTACCGGCTGTGGAACACCGATCCCGACGGCGGCTTCGGCCCCGGCGACGATCCGCTCTACATCACCATGCCGGTCCAGCTGGTGGTGGCCGACGCGGGGACGCACCTGGCCTTCCACGACAACTCCTGGGACGGGCGGGTGCTGCTCGCGGAGGGCGAGGAGGGCGCCGGGTCGGGTCACGACCGTCCCGGGACGAGCGAGGTGCGGCTGGACGGGGGCCCGCTGCGCTGCTGGGTGGTGGTCGGCACCCCGGCGCGGGTGCTGCACGGCTGGGCGGCGCTGACCGGCGCGCCGGCGCTGCCGCCGTCCTGGGCGCTCGGGCCGCAGCACGCCCGCTGGGGCTTCGGCAGCGAGCGGGAGGTGCGGCGGGTGGTGGACGGCTACCGGGACCGGGGGCTGCCGCTGTCCGTGCTGCATCTGGACATCGACCACTACGACGGGCACCGGGTGTTCACGGTGGACCGGGAGCGGTTCCCGGATCTGCCCGGGCTCGCGCGGGAGCTGCGGGAGCGCGGGGTGCGGCTGGTGTCGATCGTGGATCCGGCGGTGAAGGCGGAGCCGGGGGACGCGGTGTACGACGGAGGACGGGCCGCCGGTGCGTTCGTGCGGGACGACCGCGGCGAGGAGGTGCGCGGGGTGGTGTGGCCGGGCGAGTGCGCGTATCCGGACTTCACCGACCCGCGGACGCGCGAGTGGTGGGGCGGGCTGTACGAGGAGCGGCTGCGGCAGGGCTTCTCGGGGGTGTGGCACGACATGAACGAGCCGGTGTCCTTCGCCCCGTTCGGCGACCGGACGCTGCCCCGCTCGGCCCGGCACTCCCTGGAGGGGCGGGGCGGGGACCACCGCGAGGCGCACAACGTGTACGGGTTCGCGATGGCCCGCGCGGGGTACGAGGGGCTGCGGCGGCTGCGGCCCGAGGAGCGGCCGTTCCTGTTCTCGCGCTCGGGATGGGCGGGCATGCAGCGGTACGGGGGGACCTGGTCGGGCGATGTCTCCTCGGGGTGGCCGGGGCTGCGGGCCTCGCTGGCGCTGGTGCTGGGGCTGGGGCTGTGCGGGGTGCCGTACTCGGGTCCGGACGTGGGCGGTTTCGACGGGAGCCCGTCGCCGGAGCTGTTCCTTCGGTGGTACCAGCTGGGTGCCTGGCTGCCGCTGTTCCGCACCCACGCGGCGATCGACGCGGGGCGGCGCGAGCCGTGGGAGTTCGGGCCGGAGGTCCTGGAGCACGCGCGGGCGGCGCTCGCCGAACGGGAGCGGATGCGGCCGTACTTCGTGACCCTGTCCCGGCTCGCGCGGCTGACGGGCGCGCCGTACGTGCGGCCCGTGTGGTGGGGCACCCCGGAGGACCGGGCGCTGCGGGACTGCGAGGACGCCTTCCTGCTCGGCGACTCGCTGCTGGTCGCGCCGGTGCTGATGCCGGGCACGGACCGGCGGGCCGTTCGGCTGCCGCGCGGGCGCTGGTACGACACGGCGACCGGGCGCGCGTACGACGGTCCGGGGCAGGTGCTGCTGGACGCGCCGCTGTCCCGGGTGCCGGTGCTCGCCCGCGCGGGCGCGGTGATCCCGGTGCGGGACGAGCGGGGCGAGCCGTCGCTGGAGGTGTGGGCGCCCGTCGCGGGCCGTACGGGCGGCGGCCTGGTCGTCCGGGACACCGGGGACGGCTGGGAGCCCGCGGAGGTCGAGCGGTACCAGTCGCGGCTGGTGGACGGGCGGGTCGTGGTCGAACGCGTGACGGAGCGGGGGGTGGAGGAGCCGGGGCTGCCGGTGCGGGTGCGGGGGCTGGAGGGCTGA
- a CDS encoding acetoacetate--CoA ligase, whose amino-acid sequence MTSAQTEPLWQPDEDRVAAAAVTRFQAWAAERHGAPAEGGYPALHRWSVEELETFWTALAEWFDLRFSTPYERVLGSRDMPGADWFPGATLNYAEHALRAAEERPHDTALLHVDETHDPVPVTWAELRRQVGSLAAELRRLGVRPGDRVSGYLPNIPEAVVALLATAAVGAVWTSCAPDFGARSVLDRFQQVEPVVLFTVDGYRYGGKEHDRRATVGELRAELPSLRAVVHIPLLGTPAPEGALTWAELTAADTEPEFEQVPFSHPLWVLYSSGTTGLPKAIVQSQGGILVEHVKQLGLHCDLGPEDVFFWYTSTGWMMWNFLVSGLLTGTTVVLYDGSPGYPDTGAQWRVAERTGATLYGTSAAYVMACAKADVHPGRDFDLSRVKCVATTGSPLPPDGFRWLHDEVREDLWIASVSGGTDVCSCFAGAVPTLPVHIGELQAAGLGTDLQSWDPSGKPLIGEVGELVVANPMPSMPIRFWNDPDGSRYRDSYFEMFPGVWRHGDWITITDHGSVVIHGRSDSTLNRQGVRMGSADIYEAVERLPEIRESLVIGLEEPDGGYWMPLFVHLAEGAVLDEELIGRIKSTIRTELSPRHVPDEIIEVPGVPHTLTGKRIEVPVKRLLQGTPMERAVNAGSVDNLDLLRFYEELARTRTAG is encoded by the coding sequence ATGACATCAGCGCAGACCGAGCCGCTTTGGCAGCCTGACGAGGACCGCGTCGCCGCGGCCGCCGTCACCCGCTTCCAAGCCTGGGCGGCGGAGCGCCACGGAGCGCCCGCCGAGGGCGGCTACCCGGCCCTGCACCGCTGGTCCGTCGAGGAGCTGGAGACCTTCTGGACCGCCCTCGCCGAGTGGTTCGACCTCCGCTTCTCCACCCCGTACGAGCGGGTCCTCGGCAGCCGTGACATGCCCGGCGCCGACTGGTTCCCGGGCGCCACCCTCAACTACGCCGAGCACGCCCTGCGCGCCGCCGAGGAGCGCCCCCACGACACCGCGCTGCTCCATGTGGACGAGACACACGACCCCGTGCCGGTGACCTGGGCCGAACTCCGCCGCCAGGTCGGCTCGCTCGCCGCCGAGCTGCGCCGCCTCGGCGTCCGCCCCGGGGACCGGGTCAGCGGCTACCTGCCCAACATTCCCGAGGCCGTCGTCGCCCTGCTCGCGACCGCCGCCGTCGGCGCCGTCTGGACCTCCTGCGCCCCCGACTTCGGCGCCCGCAGCGTCCTGGACCGCTTCCAGCAGGTCGAGCCGGTCGTCCTGTTCACCGTCGACGGCTACCGCTACGGCGGCAAGGAGCACGACCGCCGCGCCACCGTGGGCGAGCTGCGCGCCGAACTGCCCTCGCTGCGCGCGGTCGTCCACATCCCGCTGCTCGGCACCCCGGCCCCGGAGGGCGCCCTCACCTGGGCCGAGCTCACCGCCGCCGACACGGAGCCCGAGTTCGAGCAGGTTCCGTTCTCCCACCCGCTGTGGGTGCTGTACTCCTCGGGCACCACCGGCCTGCCGAAGGCGATCGTGCAGTCCCAGGGCGGCATCCTCGTCGAGCACGTCAAGCAGCTGGGCCTGCACTGCGACCTCGGCCCGGAGGACGTGTTCTTCTGGTACACCTCCACCGGCTGGATGATGTGGAACTTCCTCGTCTCCGGCCTGCTCACCGGCACCACCGTCGTCCTCTACGACGGCAGCCCCGGCTACCCGGACACCGGCGCGCAGTGGCGCGTCGCCGAGCGCACCGGCGCCACCCTGTACGGCACCTCCGCCGCGTACGTGATGGCCTGCGCGAAGGCGGACGTCCACCCGGGGCGCGACTTCGACCTCTCGCGCGTGAAGTGCGTGGCCACCACGGGCTCCCCGCTGCCTCCCGACGGCTTCCGCTGGCTCCACGACGAGGTCCGCGAGGACCTGTGGATCGCCTCCGTCAGCGGCGGCACCGACGTCTGCTCCTGCTTCGCCGGCGCCGTCCCCACGCTCCCGGTCCACATCGGCGAGCTCCAGGCGGCCGGCCTCGGCACCGACCTGCAGTCCTGGGACCCCTCGGGCAAGCCGCTGATCGGCGAGGTCGGCGAGCTCGTCGTCGCCAACCCCATGCCGTCCATGCCGATCCGCTTCTGGAACGACCCGGACGGCAGCCGCTACCGCGACAGCTACTTCGAGATGTTCCCCGGGGTGTGGCGCCACGGCGACTGGATCACGATCACCGACCACGGCTCGGTCGTCATCCACGGCCGCTCCGACTCCACGCTGAACCGTCAGGGCGTCCGGATGGGGAGCGCCGATATCTACGAGGCCGTCGAACGCCTCCCGGAGATCCGCGAGTCCCTCGTGATCGGTCTGGAGGAGCCGGACGGCGGCTACTGGATGCCGCTCTTCGTGCACCTCGCCGAAGGAGCCGTCCTCGACGAGGAGCTGATCGGCCGGATCAAGAGCACGATCCGCACCGAGCTCTCCCCGCGCCACGTCCCCGACGAGATCATCGAGGTCCCCGGCGTCCCGCACACCCTCACGGGCAAGCGGATCGAGGTCCCGGTCAAGCGCCTGCTCCAGGGCACCCCGATGGAGCGGGCCGTCAACGCCGGCTCGGTCGACAACCTGGACCTGCTGCGCTTCTACGAGGAGCTCGCCCGCACCCGCACCGCCGGGTAG
- a CDS encoding aminotransferase class I/II-fold pyridoxal phosphate-dependent enzyme → MATQYSISGTTAKGIAASVERGVTEGELAPGDALPPVRRLADELGVSPGTVATAYKELRQRGLVVTRGRGGTVVAEAPSVASRRPPRVPEGLVDLAGGHPDPAFLPVLRPPAEVRPVYGSHRAAPRLPALEELARAWFARDGVPAERVTFAHGALDCVARLLSTELRPGDAVAVEDPGFHHLLDLVPALGLRMVPVAVDREGMTPDALRAALRAGVRAVLCSPRGQSPTGACFTPERRDELVALLREFPEVLVVEDDHNAEISGVASVSLATAGLERWAQVRTVSKHLGIDLRWAGVAGDPVTLARHDGRMLMTSGWVSHVLQETVAGLLSDPGVTRLVAAGEAAYAERRRALIDALGAYGIRSTGPSGLSVWVPVRDESAVVNGLRTQGWWVAAGARFRIAAPTAVRITTATLPPADARRLASDFAAVLGDAQATYGG, encoded by the coding sequence GTGGCAACACAATATTCGATCAGTGGGACGACAGCCAAGGGGATCGCTGCGTCCGTCGAGCGCGGAGTGACCGAGGGGGAGCTCGCGCCGGGCGACGCGCTGCCACCCGTACGGCGGCTCGCCGACGAGCTGGGCGTCAGCCCCGGCACGGTCGCGACGGCGTACAAGGAGCTGCGGCAGCGGGGCCTCGTGGTCACGCGCGGCAGGGGCGGCACGGTGGTGGCCGAGGCCCCCTCCGTCGCGTCCCGGCGGCCGCCGAGGGTGCCGGAGGGCCTGGTGGACCTGGCCGGCGGCCACCCCGACCCCGCCTTCCTGCCGGTGCTCAGGCCCCCGGCCGAGGTGCGCCCGGTGTACGGCTCGCACCGCGCGGCGCCCCGGCTCCCGGCCCTGGAGGAGCTGGCCCGGGCCTGGTTCGCCCGGGACGGCGTACCGGCCGAGCGGGTGACCTTCGCGCACGGGGCCCTCGACTGCGTCGCCCGGCTGCTCTCCACCGAGCTGCGGCCCGGGGACGCCGTGGCCGTGGAGGACCCCGGGTTCCACCATCTCCTCGACCTCGTCCCGGCCCTGGGGCTGCGGATGGTGCCGGTCGCGGTGGACCGGGAGGGGATGACGCCCGACGCCCTGCGGGCCGCGCTGCGCGCCGGCGTGCGGGCCGTGCTGTGCAGTCCGCGCGGCCAGTCCCCCACGGGCGCGTGCTTCACTCCGGAGCGGCGGGACGAACTCGTCGCGCTGCTGCGCGAGTTCCCCGAGGTGCTGGTCGTCGAGGACGACCACAACGCGGAGATCTCGGGCGTCGCCTCGGTCTCCCTGGCGACGGCCGGCCTGGAGCGCTGGGCGCAGGTCCGGACGGTCTCCAAGCACCTGGGCATCGACCTGCGCTGGGCCGGGGTCGCGGGCGATCCGGTGACGCTCGCCCGGCACGACGGGCGGATGCTCATGACGTCCGGCTGGGTCAGCCACGTCCTTCAGGAGACGGTCGCCGGACTCCTCTCCGACCCCGGGGTCACCCGGCTCGTGGCGGCCGGCGAGGCCGCCTACGCGGAACGGCGCCGGGCCCTGATCGACGCCCTCGGCGCGTACGGCATCCGCTCCACCGGGCCCAGCGGGCTGAGCGTGTGGGTGCCGGTGCGGGACGAGTCGGCGGTGGTGAACGGGCTGCGGACGCAGGGCTGGTGGGTGGCGGCCGGTGCCCGGTTCCGGATCGCGGCGCCCACGGCCGTACGGATCACGACGGCGACGCTGCCGCCGGCCGACGCGCGGCGGCTCGCCTCGGACTTCGCCGCGGTGCTCGGCGACGCGCAGGCCACGTACGGAGGATGA
- a CDS encoding MFS transporter: MNRTTWHRAALDRIPGGRDGRRMLLVSIIDKTGTGLWAGCTALYLTYVSGLGLGQVGLLMTVSGGVGIAGAPLAGRLADRFPLVRVIVGAQLMRGAALLALLTTDHFLLLTLYSALGALPDRAGSVLIKLYAARIAGPDRVRYQAIQRTTVNIGWSIGGLGAAAALATGSTRAYGLLLVGNVLSYLVIAVLTLRCDEPPAPSRTVATSADTPKGRPAGPWRDRTFLAYTATEAALFLDDTILQVAVPLWIVHATAAPAGLAPLLLVLNTVLVVLFQVPLSRFAATTTAARRLLVPLSGLFVVGTLALAASAADGRTLAITALAVAVIALTFAEIIHATASWELSLALAPAEAQGAYLGVHGLAQSTQRCAGPLLVTGVMTAGPLAWPLLGLALVAAGAAQHRVIRDRVTAPAPPSLSVPAVTVSEH; this comes from the coding sequence GTGAACCGCACGACCTGGCACCGCGCCGCACTCGACCGCATACCGGGAGGCCGCGACGGCCGCCGGATGCTCCTGGTCAGCATCATCGACAAGACCGGCACCGGCCTCTGGGCGGGCTGCACCGCGCTCTACCTCACCTACGTCTCCGGCCTCGGCCTCGGCCAGGTGGGTCTCCTCATGACCGTCTCCGGCGGCGTCGGCATCGCCGGCGCCCCCCTCGCCGGCCGCCTGGCCGACCGCTTCCCCCTCGTCCGCGTCATCGTCGGCGCCCAGCTCATGCGCGGCGCGGCCCTCCTGGCCCTCCTCACCACCGACCACTTCCTCCTCCTCACCCTCTACTCCGCCCTCGGCGCCCTCCCCGACCGCGCCGGCAGCGTCCTCATCAAGCTCTACGCGGCCCGCATCGCCGGCCCCGACCGCGTCCGCTACCAGGCCATCCAGCGCACCACCGTCAACATCGGCTGGTCCATCGGCGGACTCGGCGCCGCCGCCGCGCTCGCCACCGGCAGCACCCGGGCCTACGGCCTCCTCCTCGTCGGCAACGTCCTCTCCTACCTGGTCATCGCCGTCCTCACCCTGCGCTGCGACGAGCCCCCGGCGCCCTCCCGCACCGTCGCCACCTCGGCCGACACCCCGAAGGGCCGGCCCGCCGGCCCCTGGCGCGACCGCACCTTCCTGGCCTACACGGCCACCGAAGCCGCCCTCTTCCTCGACGACACGATCCTCCAGGTCGCCGTCCCGCTCTGGATCGTCCACGCCACCGCCGCCCCCGCCGGACTCGCCCCGCTGCTCCTGGTCCTCAACACCGTCCTCGTCGTCCTCTTCCAGGTACCCCTCTCCCGCTTCGCCGCGACCACGACGGCGGCCCGCCGCCTCCTCGTCCCCCTGTCCGGACTCTTCGTCGTCGGCACCCTCGCCCTCGCCGCCTCCGCCGCCGACGGACGGACCCTCGCCATCACCGCCCTGGCCGTGGCGGTCATCGCCCTCACCTTCGCCGAGATCATCCACGCGACGGCCTCCTGGGAGCTCTCTCTCGCCCTCGCCCCCGCCGAGGCCCAGGGCGCCTACCTCGGCGTCCACGGCCTCGCCCAGTCCACCCAGCGCTGCGCCGGACCCCTGCTGGTCACCGGCGTCATGACGGCGGGCCCCCTCGCCTGGCCCCTCCTCGGCCTGGCCCTGGTCGCGGCCGGCGCGGCCCAGCACCGCGTGATCCGCGACCGCGTGACCGCCCCCGCCCCGCCGTCACTGTCAGTGCCCGCGGTTACGGTGAGTGAGCACTGA